In Pantoea cypripedii, the following proteins share a genomic window:
- the nadA gene encoding quinolinate synthase NadA, which produces MSLMFDPESAIYPFPPKPARLSQDEKAFYIAEIKRLLQERDAVMVAHYYTDPEIQALAEATGGCVADSLEMARFGSTHPASTLLVAGVRFMGETAKILSPEKTVLMPTLQAECSLDLGCPIEEFNRFCDAHPDRTVVVYANTSAAVKARADWVVTSSIAVELIEHLDSLGEKIIWAPDRHLGRYVTQKTGADVLCWQGACIVHDEFKTQALQRMKALYPEAAVLVHPESPQAIVDLADAVGSTSQLIQAAKSLPHPQMIVATDRGIFYKMQQAVPEKELLEAPTAGEGATCRSCAHCPWMAMNGLQAIAEGLAHGGSEHEIHVDDGLREAALLPLNRMLSFAAELKLKVKGNA; this is translated from the coding sequence ATGAGCCTGATGTTCGATCCAGAAAGCGCGATCTATCCCTTCCCGCCGAAACCGGCGCGTCTCAGCCAGGATGAAAAAGCCTTTTATATCGCCGAAATCAAGCGGTTGCTGCAAGAACGCGATGCGGTGATGGTGGCCCATTACTACACCGATCCGGAAATTCAGGCGCTGGCGGAAGCCACCGGTGGCTGCGTGGCAGATTCGCTGGAGATGGCGCGCTTTGGCAGTACTCACCCGGCGTCGACGTTGCTGGTGGCTGGCGTGCGTTTTATGGGGGAAACCGCGAAAATCCTCAGCCCGGAAAAAACCGTGTTGATGCCCACGCTACAGGCGGAATGTTCGCTCGATTTGGGCTGCCCGATTGAGGAGTTCAACCGTTTTTGCGATGCGCACCCGGATCGTACCGTGGTGGTGTATGCCAATACCTCGGCAGCGGTGAAAGCGCGTGCTGACTGGGTGGTGACCTCAAGTATCGCAGTTGAACTGATTGAACATCTCGACAGCCTCGGTGAGAAGATTATCTGGGCACCGGACCGCCATCTGGGTCGTTACGTGACGCAGAAAACCGGGGCCGATGTGTTGTGCTGGCAGGGAGCCTGTATCGTCCATGACGAATTTAAGACCCAGGCGCTGCAACGTATGAAGGCCCTGTATCCCGAGGCGGCAGTGCTGGTGCACCCTGAATCGCCGCAGGCGATTGTCGATCTGGCTGATGCGGTGGGTTCCACCAGCCAGCTGATTCAGGCGGCGAAAAGCCTGCCGCATCCGCAAATGATTGTCGCCACCGACCGTGGCATCTTCTACAAAATGCAGCAGGCGGTGCCGGAAAAAGAGTTGCTCGAAGCCCCCACCGCCGGAGAAGGGGCCACCTGTCGTAGCTGCGCCCATTGTCCGTGGATGGCGATGAACGGCTTGCAGGCGATTGCCGAGGGCTTAGCGCACGGTGGCAGCGAGCACGAAATCCATGTGGATGATGGATTGCGTGAAGCGGCATTGCTGCCGCTCAACCGCATGCTATCCTTTGCAGCGGAACTCAAACTCAAGGTGAAAGGGAACGCCTGA
- the pnuC gene encoding nicotinamide riboside transporter PnuC — protein MDFFSTQNILVHIPLGVGGYDLSWIEAVGTVAGLLCIWLASLEKIINYFFGLINVTLFAVIFFQIQLYASLLLQLFFFVANVYGWYAWSRQNAAQEAELKIRWLPLPKALGWGAACVLGIGLMTLYIDPVFAFLTRIAVNIMQGMGLHVVMPQLQPDAFPFWDSCMMVLSIVAMILMTRKYVENWLLWVVINVISVMIFARQGVYAMSLEYVILTLIALNGSRLWIQSAREHGSRALSS, from the coding sequence ATGGATTTCTTTAGCACACAAAACATTCTGGTTCATATTCCTCTTGGTGTCGGCGGCTACGATCTCTCCTGGATCGAAGCGGTCGGCACCGTGGCTGGCCTGCTGTGCATCTGGCTGGCCAGCCTGGAAAAAATCATCAATTATTTCTTCGGCCTGATTAACGTCACCCTGTTCGCGGTGATTTTCTTTCAGATCCAGCTGTATGCCAGCCTGCTGTTGCAGCTGTTTTTCTTTGTTGCCAATGTCTATGGCTGGTATGCGTGGAGTCGGCAAAATGCTGCCCAGGAAGCCGAGTTGAAAATTCGCTGGCTGCCGCTGCCGAAAGCGCTGGGCTGGGGAGCCGCCTGTGTGCTGGGTATCGGCCTGATGACGTTGTATATCGACCCGGTGTTTGCCTTCCTCACCCGCATCGCGGTGAACATAATGCAGGGCATGGGTCTGCATGTGGTGATGCCACAATTGCAGCCGGATGCCTTCCCGTTCTGGGATTCCTGCATGATGGTGCTGTCGATCGTGGCGATGATTCTGATGACGCGCAAATACGTGGAGAACTGGCTGCTGTGGGTGGTGATTAATGTGATAAGCGTGATGATCTTTGCCCGCCAGGGAGTGTATGCCATGTCACTGGAATACGTCATCCTGACGTTGATTGCCCTGAACGGCTCGCGGTTGTGGATACAAAGCGCACGCGAACATGGCTCACGCGCGCTTTCTTCTTAA
- a CDS encoding ATP-binding protein, with translation MRRWLLLLTLLCSTLTQADLQPASSVMLPAMMPAPHSTPWPTSPLRVALPAQNSAPWAMRIGDQIWGIDADYLSALSQLTGSHFVLESYPDLSQQLAALTRGEVDLVLSTEHAALPPGIGLSDSWYSSPVRIYRNRDNQRAVMFNSHNAQLTVAQSTLDQLPDNFVRAHRWHSLPGDLQALYALFNQQSDYLVADEASAGFLLSQLQQGQIYQITADPGAGDITLRAMARDPALIQWLNQQLRLLPAEFSNRVRQRWSPPLLRYQDTQTLMLSPVEQQWLAQHREIPYAAETDNAPWSYRDASGNARGFAIDLLNALSQSTGLRFTPRWVANPQQAATLLQQQQVMLSVLPPQDGATTLPVWRAIWGIYTLTSHQPMNWQGLQGQRVGILRADLAQRMLPAGITPQIFDDRAQLWQALNSGQIDALVDNVLSARWRIASHYGDRIHLAFAASDIAWPLAPEISAQQPVLRALLDRALQQIPPETLSQMRDNWSMPPQPGTTMTMRNVPLLVLIAAGIAILVLLILLVRRYLQQRRERLQREQAERANAAKSQFLATASHELRTPMQAILGLLELEQEQHPSARLELMHSSARSLMALLNDLQDHARIESHSFRLSPRPIELAHWLQQQQQFYHPLMRDAGPQLVVEALTPLPAAVLLDGDRLQQVVNNLVANALKFTRAGDIRLTLAVNDDIVLMVADCGSGIPLEEQAQLFEPWYQAPSGKTHAVQGSGLGLFICREIVQRMGGTLTLTSAPGVGTTVQVTLPLQLADGEPAAAASSWPHYPQLRVAIVDDHPTNLLVMQQQLATFAIHAEVFDDGRALLRADARQPFDVLFIDQMMPRPDGFTLLRILRRRQRQRGSAALRILCSADAQLAKQPLQPDEALLIKPITLAAIAPLLARTAHDPLSHLPESLRILAQHNESFIPRICQTLQRTLMQDRDALLAAHEDQNWPELARAAHRMKGSWLLLGIDDIATHCQQLTDAAKQQRLEPESFDLLISLTNRLLKQLESYGTHPFSQRA, from the coding sequence GTGAGACGCTGGCTCCTGCTGCTGACCTTGCTGTGCAGCACGCTGACACAGGCGGACTTACAACCGGCCAGCAGCGTGATGTTGCCCGCGATGATGCCAGCGCCGCACAGCACGCCCTGGCCCACCTCACCGCTACGCGTGGCGCTACCAGCACAAAACAGCGCGCCCTGGGCGATGCGCATCGGCGATCAAATCTGGGGTATCGACGCAGATTATCTCAGCGCCCTCAGCCAGCTCACCGGGAGCCATTTCGTGCTGGAAAGCTATCCCGACCTCAGCCAGCAACTGGCCGCGCTGACACGTGGCGAAGTGGATCTGGTGCTGAGTACCGAGCATGCTGCGCTGCCGCCCGGTATCGGGCTGAGCGACAGTTGGTACAGCAGTCCGGTGCGTATTTATCGCAACCGGGACAATCAGCGTGCGGTGATGTTCAACAGTCACAATGCACAGCTTACCGTGGCGCAATCCACGCTGGACCAGTTACCGGACAATTTTGTCCGTGCCCACCGCTGGCACAGCCTGCCGGGGGATCTCCAGGCGCTGTATGCGCTGTTCAATCAGCAAAGTGATTATCTGGTGGCCGACGAGGCCAGCGCCGGGTTTCTGCTCAGCCAGTTGCAACAGGGGCAGATTTACCAAATCACCGCCGATCCTGGTGCTGGAGACATTACTTTGCGGGCGATGGCGCGCGATCCGGCGTTGATCCAGTGGCTGAATCAACAGCTGCGCCTGCTGCCTGCCGAATTCAGTAACCGGGTGCGGCAGCGCTGGAGCCCTCCGCTGTTGCGCTATCAGGACACGCAAACCCTGATGCTGTCTCCCGTCGAGCAGCAGTGGCTGGCACAGCATCGGGAAATCCCCTACGCTGCCGAAACTGATAACGCCCCCTGGAGCTACCGTGACGCCAGCGGCAATGCGCGTGGTTTCGCCATCGATTTACTCAATGCCCTCAGCCAGAGCACCGGGCTGCGTTTTACCCCACGCTGGGTCGCTAATCCGCAGCAAGCCGCAACCCTGCTGCAACAGCAACAGGTGATGCTGAGCGTACTGCCCCCGCAGGATGGTGCCACCACGCTGCCGGTGTGGCGCGCCATCTGGGGCATTTATACCCTGACCTCGCATCAGCCGATGAACTGGCAGGGACTACAGGGACAGCGGGTGGGAATACTGCGCGCTGACCTGGCGCAGCGTATGCTGCCCGCTGGCATCACGCCGCAGATTTTTGACGATCGTGCCCAGCTGTGGCAGGCCCTGAACAGCGGCCAGATCGATGCGCTGGTGGATAATGTGCTGTCGGCCCGCTGGCGCATCGCCAGTCACTATGGCGATCGTATCCATCTGGCGTTTGCCGCCAGTGATATTGCCTGGCCGCTGGCCCCGGAGATCAGTGCACAGCAACCGGTGCTGCGCGCGTTACTCGACCGGGCGCTGCAACAAATCCCCCCGGAAACCCTGAGCCAGATGCGCGATAACTGGTCGATGCCACCGCAGCCCGGTACCACCATGACGATGCGCAATGTGCCGCTGCTGGTGCTGATCGCCGCAGGCATCGCCATTCTGGTGCTGCTGATATTGCTGGTACGTCGTTACCTGCAACAGCGGCGTGAACGGCTGCAACGTGAGCAAGCCGAACGCGCCAATGCGGCGAAAAGCCAGTTTCTGGCCACTGCCAGCCATGAGCTGCGCACGCCGATGCAGGCGATCCTCGGCCTGCTGGAGCTGGAACAGGAGCAGCATCCCAGCGCGCGGCTGGAGCTGATGCACAGCAGTGCACGTTCGCTGATGGCGCTGCTGAATGATTTGCAGGATCACGCTCGCATCGAAAGCCACAGCTTCCGGCTGTCGCCCCGCCCCATCGAACTGGCGCACTGGTTGCAGCAGCAACAGCAGTTTTATCATCCCCTGATGCGTGATGCTGGCCCACAGCTGGTGGTGGAAGCGCTAACCCCCCTGCCTGCGGCGGTGCTGCTGGATGGCGACCGCCTGCAACAGGTGGTGAATAATCTGGTGGCGAATGCGCTGAAGTTTACCCGTGCCGGGGATATCCGCCTGACGCTGGCGGTAAACGATGACATCGTGCTGATGGTTGCCGACTGTGGCAGCGGCATTCCGCTGGAAGAACAAGCGCAGCTGTTCGAACCCTGGTATCAGGCTCCCTCCGGCAAAACCCATGCGGTGCAGGGCAGCGGTCTCGGTTTATTTATTTGTCGCGAGATCGTGCAGCGGATGGGCGGCACGCTAACCCTGACTTCCGCACCCGGTGTGGGCACCACTGTTCAGGTGACGTTGCCTCTGCAATTAGCCGATGGCGAGCCAGCAGCAGCCGCCAGCAGCTGGCCGCATTATCCACAGCTTCGCGTGGCCATCGTTGACGACCATCCCACCAATTTACTGGTGATGCAGCAGCAGCTGGCAACGTTTGCCATCCATGCGGAGGTGTTTGATGACGGCCGTGCGCTGCTGCGCGCTGATGCCAGGCAGCCATTTGACGTGCTGTTTATCGACCAGATGATGCCACGCCCCGATGGCTTCACTCTGCTGCGCATCCTGCGCCGCCGCCAGCGTCAGCGTGGCAGCGCAGCATTACGTATTCTTTGTTCCGCTGATGCGCAGCTGGCGAAGCAGCCGCTACAACCTGATGAAGCTTTGCTGATTAAACCCATCACTCTGGCGGCTATCGCCCCCCTGCTGGCGCGTACGGCACATGACCCGTTAAGCCATCTACCAGAGAGCCTGCGCATCCTGGCTCAGCATAACGAAAGCTTTATTCCGCGCATCTGCCAGACGTTACAGCGCACCCTGATGCAGGATCGTGATGCCCTGTTGGCGGCGCACGAGGACCAGAACTGGCCAGAACTGGCGCGGGCTGCCCATCGCATGAAAGGCAGCTGGCTGTTGCTGGGTATCGATGATATCGCCACCCATTGCCAGCAACTGACGGATGCGGCAAAACAGCAACGGCTGGAACCTGAATCGTTCGATTTACTGATATCATTAACCAACAGGTTACTGAAACAACTGGAAAGTTATGGCACACACCCATTCTCACAGCGGGCCTGA
- a CDS encoding AlkA N-terminal domain-containing protein, translated as MFDPDIAYQALTSRDSRFDGLFFVGVTSTGIYCRPICPVKAPMQKNCLFFSSAEAAEKAHFRPCLRCRPELAPGFAPVDSHHRIADRLIRRIEEGLLEEQETLAEIATEFGLSERQLRRVVQQELGVSPLELRQTRRMLLAKQLLTETTLPVTEIAFASGFRSLRRFNDVFQARYRMTPSRLRKESAPATGTQLQESAELRLSYRPPYDWDAILDFLQQRVMKEVEWVADGVYHRTVALGGCRGWVRVSHYPEKQALKVQFTTSLTPVLPALLRRLRDLFDLDAQPQRIADQLSQDPLLAPSLANSPGLRVPGAFDGFELGVRAILGQQVTVKAATTLSSRVAQRFGEPLETPWPELSRLSPSAESLATATQDDIASLGIVSARAQAIMALAQACASGALRFNGAVHPDVVVQQLLALKGVGPWTASYIAMRALRWPDAFPKEDIAIRNNLGGVSAKEAELLSQVWRPWRSYAVLHIWRSGGINRTMPAS; from the coding sequence ATGTTTGATCCCGACATTGCCTACCAGGCGCTGACTTCACGCGATAGCCGCTTCGACGGCTTGTTTTTTGTCGGCGTGACATCGACCGGTATTTATTGCCGGCCAATTTGCCCGGTCAAAGCGCCAATGCAGAAGAATTGCCTGTTTTTTTCCAGCGCCGAAGCCGCGGAAAAAGCACATTTCCGCCCCTGCCTGCGCTGTCGTCCTGAACTGGCTCCAGGCTTCGCACCGGTTGATAGCCATCATCGCATCGCCGATCGGCTGATTCGGCGTATTGAGGAGGGGCTGCTTGAAGAGCAGGAGACGCTGGCCGAGATTGCCACCGAGTTTGGTTTGAGCGAGCGCCAGCTAAGACGCGTGGTGCAGCAGGAACTGGGCGTTTCTCCGCTCGAACTGCGCCAGACACGCCGCATGCTGCTGGCGAAGCAGCTGTTGACCGAAACCACGCTGCCGGTGACGGAAATTGCCTTCGCCAGCGGTTTCCGCAGCCTGCGCCGCTTTAATGATGTGTTTCAGGCGCGCTATCGCATGACCCCGTCCCGCCTCCGTAAGGAAAGCGCCCCCGCCACCGGCACACAGTTGCAGGAAAGCGCCGAGCTGCGCCTCAGCTATCGTCCCCCCTATGACTGGGACGCGATACTCGATTTTCTGCAACAGCGCGTAATGAAGGAAGTGGAATGGGTGGCGGATGGCGTTTATCACCGCACCGTGGCGCTGGGTGGCTGTCGCGGCTGGGTGCGTGTCAGCCATTATCCTGAGAAACAGGCGCTGAAGGTGCAATTCACTACCAGCCTGACCCCGGTGCTACCCGCCCTGCTGCGCCGTCTGCGCGATTTATTTGATTTGGATGCCCAACCCCAGCGTATCGCCGATCAACTGTCTCAGGACCCTCTGCTGGCCCCGAGCCTGGCAAATTCTCCTGGTCTGCGCGTACCGGGAGCATTTGACGGTTTTGAACTGGGCGTGCGGGCGATTCTCGGCCAGCAGGTCACCGTCAAAGCCGCCACCACCTTAAGCAGCCGGGTGGCGCAGCGTTTTGGCGAGCCGCTGGAGACGCCATGGCCTGAGTTATCCCGTTTGTCCCCCAGTGCTGAATCGCTGGCAACGGCGACGCAGGATGATATCGCCAGTCTTGGCATCGTCAGCGCACGAGCCCAGGCGATCATGGCGCTGGCGCAGGCTTGTGCCTCAGGCGCGTTACGCTTTAATGGCGCGGTACATCCCGATGTGGTGGTACAACAGCTGCTGGCACTGAAAGGCGTCGGGCCGTGGACTGCCAGCTATATTGCGATGCGTGCCCTGCGCTGGCCGGATGCGTTTCCCAAAGAAGATATCGCCATTCGTAATAATCTCGGCGGCGTCAGTGCGAAGGAAGCAGAGCTGTTATCTCAGGTGTGGCGACCGTGGCGTAGCTATGCGGTGTTGCATATCTGGCGTAGCGGCGGGATTAATCGCACAATGCCTGCCAGTTAA
- the zitB gene encoding CDF family zinc transporter ZitB: MAHTHSHSGPDGNRTRLAAAFGITALFMLVEAIGGWISGSLALLADAGHMLTDTAALLMALLAVQFSARKPNARHTFGLLRLTTLAAFVNAIALLVITVLIVWEALRRFYQPQPVAGGLMLAIGVAGLLANLLSFWLLHHGSEEKNLNVRAAALHVLGDLLGSVGAIVAALIIMWTGWTPIDPILSLLVSLLVVRSAWSLLRESLHELLEGAPGNINVDKLKRDLTLNIAEVRNVHHVHLWQVGEKPVLTLHVQVIPPYDHDALLLRIHRYLHTHYQIAHATVQMEYQPCNGPDCELCFDDGNDQHNHHHEALEGHVHRH; this comes from the coding sequence ATGGCACACACCCATTCTCACAGCGGGCCTGACGGCAACCGTACGCGACTGGCGGCGGCGTTTGGTATTACCGCCCTTTTTATGCTGGTGGAAGCCATCGGAGGCTGGATCTCCGGCTCGCTGGCACTGCTCGCTGATGCCGGTCATATGCTCACTGATACCGCCGCGCTGCTGATGGCATTGCTGGCTGTGCAATTCTCTGCGCGTAAACCCAATGCCCGTCATACTTTTGGCTTGCTGCGGCTGACAACCCTCGCCGCCTTTGTTAACGCCATCGCCCTGCTGGTGATTACCGTGCTGATCGTCTGGGAGGCGCTGCGGCGCTTTTACCAGCCACAGCCAGTGGCGGGTGGTCTGATGCTGGCGATTGGCGTGGCCGGGCTGCTGGCGAATCTGCTCTCCTTCTGGCTGCTGCATCATGGCAGCGAAGAGAAGAATCTCAACGTACGTGCCGCCGCCCTGCATGTGCTGGGTGATCTGCTGGGTTCGGTGGGGGCGATTGTCGCTGCGCTGATCATCATGTGGACCGGCTGGACGCCGATCGATCCGATTCTGTCATTGCTGGTGTCGCTGCTGGTGGTGCGCAGCGCCTGGTCACTGCTGCGTGAAAGCCTGCATGAGTTACTGGAAGGCGCGCCGGGTAATATCAATGTGGATAAGCTGAAGCGCGATCTGACGCTGAATATCGCGGAAGTGCGCAATGTTCATCATGTGCATCTGTGGCAGGTGGGCGAGAAACCGGTGCTGACGCTGCATGTGCAGGTGATCCCGCCTTACGATCATGATGCGCTATTGCTGCGCATTCATCGTTACCTGCATACGCATTATCAAATCGCTCATGCCACGGTACAGATGGAATACCAGCCCTGTAACGGGCCGGATTGTGAACTGTGCTTTGATGATGGCAACGACCAGCACAATCATCATCATGAGGCGCTGGAAGGCCACGTACATCGTCATTAA
- the tolB gene encoding Tol-Pal system beta propeller repeat protein TolB, giving the protein MKQALRVTLGFFVLLWAAMLHAEVRIEITQGVNTARPIGVVPFQWAGPGAAPEDIGGIVAADLRNSGKFNPLDRSRLPQQPTSAQQVQPAAWSALGIDAVVVGQVTPNPDGSYQIAYQLVDTGGAPGTVLAQNSYKVTKQWLRYAAHTASDEVFEKLTGIKGAFRTRIAYVVQTNGGQFPYELRVSDYDGYNQFVVHRSPEPLMSPTWSPDGSKLAYVTFESGKSALVIQTLANGAIRQVASFPRHNGAPAFSPDGSKLAFALSKTGSLNLYVMDLASGQIRQITDGRYNSTEPTWFPDSQTLAYTSDQAGAPQIYKIGINGGAAQRITWEGSQNQDADVSADGKTMVMISSAGGAQHVAKQDLETGAVQTLTDTFLDETPSLAPNGTMVIYSSTQGMGSVLQLVSTDGRFKARLPATDGQVKSPAWSPYL; this is encoded by the coding sequence ATGAAGCAGGCACTTCGTGTAACCTTAGGTTTTTTTGTACTGCTGTGGGCGGCGATGCTGCACGCGGAAGTACGCATTGAAATTACGCAGGGCGTGAATACTGCGCGTCCTATTGGTGTGGTTCCTTTCCAGTGGGCCGGTCCGGGCGCTGCACCAGAAGATATTGGTGGCATCGTCGCAGCAGACTTGCGCAACAGCGGTAAATTCAATCCGCTGGATCGCTCGCGTCTGCCGCAGCAGCCGACCAGCGCGCAGCAGGTTCAGCCTGCCGCGTGGAGCGCACTGGGTATTGATGCCGTGGTGGTGGGTCAGGTTACCCCGAACCCGGATGGCAGCTACCAGATCGCCTATCAGCTGGTTGATACCGGTGGTGCGCCTGGTACGGTGCTGGCACAGAACTCTTACAAAGTGACGAAGCAGTGGTTGCGCTATGCCGCACACACCGCCAGTGACGAAGTGTTTGAGAAGCTGACCGGTATCAAAGGTGCCTTCCGTACACGTATCGCCTATGTGGTGCAGACCAACGGCGGTCAGTTCCCGTATGAGCTGCGCGTATCGGATTACGATGGCTACAACCAGTTTGTGGTTCACCGTTCACCAGAGCCGCTGATGTCGCCGACCTGGTCACCAGACGGCAGCAAACTGGCTTACGTAACCTTTGAAAGTGGCAAATCGGCGCTGGTTATCCAGACGCTGGCCAACGGTGCTATTCGTCAGGTTGCCTCGTTCCCACGTCATAACGGCGCACCGGCCTTCTCGCCGGATGGTTCTAAACTGGCTTTCGCTCTGTCGAAAACCGGTAGCCTGAACCTGTATGTGATGGACCTGGCATCAGGTCAGATTCGTCAGATCACGGATGGCCGTTACAACAGCACTGAGCCGACCTGGTTCCCGGATAGCCAGACTCTGGCCTATACCTCAGACCAGGCGGGTGCACCTCAGATTTACAAAATTGGCATTAACGGCGGTGCGGCACAGCGTATTACCTGGGAAGGTTCACAGAACCAGGATGCGGATGTGTCAGCCGACGGTAAAACGATGGTGATGATTAGCAGCGCCGGTGGCGCTCAGCACGTCGCCAAACAGGATCTGGAAACGGGAGCCGTTCAAACGTTAACGGACACGTTCCTGGATGAGACGCCAAGTCTGGCTCCTAACGGCACGATGGTAATCTATAGCTCTACTCAGGGGATGGGTTCCGTGTTGCAGTTGGTTTCAACCGATGGGCGTTTCAAAGCGCGTCTTCCGGCAACTGATGGACAGGTAAAATCACCTGCCTGGTCGCCGTATCTGTGA
- the cpoB gene encoding cell division protein CpoB, producing MMSNFRLHLLSLSLLVGVAAPWAATAQASISSVGSGSVEDRVTTLERISNAQAQLMQQLQQQMSDNQSDIDSLRGQIQQNTYQLNQVIERQKQIYQQIDSLSSGNNGAQASGGGGDATAAAAGAGAGAAAADAGSSAAAAPAAAPTQSGDANSDYNAAVALILEKKQYDQAITALQAWVKRYPDSTYQPNANYWLGQLFYNKGKKDDAAYYFATVVKNYPKSPKAAEALFKVGVIMQEKNDTAKAKAVYQQVIKQFPNSESAKLAQKRLAGL from the coding sequence ATGATGAGTAACTTCAGACTTCATCTCTTGAGTCTGTCGTTACTGGTTGGTGTAGCGGCCCCCTGGGCCGCTACTGCCCAGGCGTCAATCAGTAGCGTTGGCTCAGGCTCGGTCGAAGACCGTGTCACCACTCTTGAACGTATCTCCAATGCCCAGGCTCAGCTAATGCAGCAGTTGCAGCAGCAGATGAGTGATAACCAAAGCGATATCGATTCGCTGCGCGGGCAAATTCAGCAGAATACCTATCAGCTTAATCAGGTGATTGAGCGCCAGAAGCAGATCTACCAGCAGATCGACAGTTTGAGCAGCGGTAATAACGGTGCCCAGGCCAGCGGTGGCGGTGGTGATGCGACGGCAGCCGCCGCCGGTGCTGGTGCTGGAGCAGCAGCCGCTGATGCGGGCAGCAGTGCAGCTGCAGCCCCAGCCGCAGCACCGACGCAAAGCGGTGATGCCAACAGCGACTACAACGCTGCCGTGGCGCTGATTCTGGAGAAGAAGCAGTATGATCAGGCCATTACTGCGCTGCAGGCATGGGTGAAGCGTTATCCTGATTCTACCTATCAGCCGAATGCGAATTACTGGCTGGGTCAGTTGTTTTACAACAAGGGCAAAAAGGACGATGCGGCCTATTATTTTGCCACTGTGGTAAAAAACTACCCGAAATCGCCTAAGGCTGCAGAAGCGTTGTTTAAGGTTGGGGTGATCATGCAGGAGAAGAACGATACGGCGAAAGCCAAAGCGGTCTACCAGCAAGTGATCAAACAATTCCCAAACAGCGAATCTGCCAAACTGGCTCAGAAGCGTCTCGCCGGGTTGTAA
- a CDS encoding methylated-DNA--[protein]-cysteine S-methyltransferase has translation MYHAKIIPTPVGELTLIASNKGLSAILWENEGSQRIPLKPISRDDQHPILCETERQLREYFAGERQHFDLPYDTVGTEFQKKVWQALITIPFGETRSYRQIAEQIGNPKAVRAVGAANGKNPLSIVAPCHRVIGSNGKLTGFAGGLAVKAFLLDLEATPKS, from the coding sequence ATGTATCATGCAAAAATTATCCCGACGCCAGTCGGAGAACTCACGTTAATTGCCAGCAATAAGGGACTGTCAGCGATTCTGTGGGAAAATGAAGGTTCACAACGCATCCCGCTGAAGCCCATCAGCCGGGACGATCAACATCCGATCCTGTGTGAAACCGAACGCCAGCTTCGCGAATACTTCGCCGGGGAACGCCAGCATTTTGATCTGCCGTATGACACCGTCGGTACGGAGTTCCAGAAAAAAGTCTGGCAGGCGTTAATCACCATCCCGTTTGGTGAAACCCGTAGCTATCGCCAGATTGCCGAGCAAATTGGTAATCCGAAAGCGGTACGTGCGGTGGGAGCCGCGAACGGTAAAAACCCGCTGTCGATTGTGGCACCCTGCCATCGAGTCATCGGTAGCAATGGCAAACTGACCGGCTTTGCGGGCGGGCTGGCGGTCAAAGCCTTCCTGCTGGATCTGGAAGCCACGCCAAAAAGCTAA
- the pal gene encoding peptidoglycan-associated lipoprotein Pal: MQLNKVLKGLMLALPVIAVAACSSHKNNNNDQTGMGADGANGSGMNSGNMSSDEQARLQMQQLQQNNIVYFGLDKYDVQSEYAQMLDQHAAFLRSNPSYKVTIEGHADERGTPEYNIALGERRATAVKMYLQGKGVSADQMSIVSYGKEKPAVLGHDEAAYAKNRRAVLVY, translated from the coding sequence ATGCAACTGAACAAAGTGCTGAAGGGTTTGATGCTGGCTCTGCCGGTTATCGCAGTGGCTGCATGTAGCTCTCACAAAAACAACAACAATGACCAGACTGGTATGGGTGCTGATGGCGCTAACGGTTCTGGCATGAACAGCGGCAACATGTCTTCTGACGAGCAAGCGCGTCTGCAAATGCAGCAGCTGCAGCAGAACAACATCGTTTACTTCGGTCTGGACAAGTATGACGTGCAGTCTGAGTACGCTCAGATGCTGGATCAGCACGCTGCTTTCCTGCGTAGCAACCCGTCATACAAAGTGACCATCGAAGGTCACGCGGATGAGCGCGGTACGCCGGAATACAACATCGCCCTGGGCGAGCGTCGTGCTACCGCAGTTAAAATGTACCTGCAGGGTAAAGGCGTGTCAGCTGATCAGATGTCTATCGTTTCTTACGGTAAAGAGAAGCCGGCAGTTCTGGGTCACGACGAAGCGGCTTACGCTAAAAACCGTCGTGCCGTTCTGGTTTACTAA